The following proteins are encoded in a genomic region of Phycisphaerales bacterium:
- a CDS encoding alpha/beta fold hydrolase: MSASFPGSALKLASALEERTTRVTLAESIPALVAHPDWEAAAPLVLWMHGRTSRKEIDSGRYLRLIRAGIAVCAIDLPGHGDRPDAALQAADGTVEMLRLAQPEVDVAIEALLDGEHGGVFDRDKLGIGGISAGGMVTLRRLCEPHGFSCAAVEATTGWLEGLYFPKGGNGGRWPVDHSQAAVEAVDPMAHLDGFEPLPLMAMHSEADELVPFSVQREFIEQLRKHYEARGADPSLVELVTWPETGAPQEHLGFGRHAHEAKNIQVDFFKKHLLGPGE; this comes from the coding sequence ATGAGCGCATCGTTTCCGGGCTCGGCACTCAAGCTTGCCAGCGCGCTCGAGGAGCGCACCACGCGCGTGACGCTGGCCGAGAGCATTCCGGCGCTGGTGGCCCACCCAGACTGGGAAGCGGCCGCACCGCTCGTGCTTTGGATGCACGGGCGAACGAGCCGCAAGGAGATTGACTCGGGGCGGTACCTGCGGCTCATCAGGGCGGGCATTGCCGTGTGTGCGATCGACCTGCCCGGGCACGGCGACAGGCCCGACGCGGCGCTGCAGGCCGCCGACGGCACCGTCGAGATGTTGCGGCTCGCTCAGCCGGAAGTTGACGTCGCGATCGAAGCGTTGCTGGATGGCGAGCACGGCGGCGTATTCGATCGCGACAAGCTGGGCATCGGCGGGATCTCGGCCGGCGGCATGGTGACGTTGCGGCGGCTGTGCGAGCCACACGGGTTCTCGTGCGCGGCCGTCGAGGCGACGACGGGGTGGCTCGAAGGCCTGTACTTTCCTAAGGGAGGCAACGGCGGAAGGTGGCCGGTCGATCACTCCCAAGCGGCCGTCGAAGCGGTTGACCCGATGGCGCATCTGGATGGTTTCGAGCCCTTGCCGCTCATGGCGATGCACAGCGAAGCGGACGAGTTGGTGCCCTTTTCGGTGCAGCGGGAATTCATCGAGCAACTGCGGAAGCACTATGAAGCCAGGGGCGCCGATCCGAGTCTGGTCGAACTTGTGACGTGGCCTGAGACTGGTGCGCCGCAGGAGCACCTGGGCTTCGGCCGCCACGCGCACGAGGCCAAGAACATCCAGGTTGACTTCTTCAAGAAGCACCTGCTGGGCCCGGGCGAATGA